One genomic window of Vicugna pacos chromosome 18, VicPac4, whole genome shotgun sequence includes the following:
- the SUMF2 gene encoding inactive C-alpha-formylglycine-generating enzyme 2 isoform X3 — protein MRSRAAPWGVPCDAPGARVLGMGSALPLLTLLSLLSGLWLELGNGQTTSMVQLPGGRFQMGTNSPDGRDGEGPVREVAVKPFAIDVFPVTNKDFREFVREKKYRTEAEMFGWSFVFEDLVSDELRNKAIHQMQSVLWWLPVEKAFWRQPAGPGSGIRERLELPVVHVSWNDARAYCAWRGKRLPTEEEWEFAARGGLKGQVYPWGNQFQPNRTNLWQGTFPKGDKAEDGFHGVSPVNAFPPQNDYGLYDLVGNVWEWTATPYRAPGQDMRVLRGASWIDTADGSANHRARVTTRMGNTPDSASDNLGFRCASGAGRLPGEL, from the exons ATGCGCAGCAGAGCCGCACCGTGGGGCGTACCCTGTGATGCTCCCGGGGCTCGCGTTCTCGGCATGGGTTCCGCGCTGCCGCTGTTGACTCTGCTGTCGCTTCTCTCCGGCCTGTGGCTCGAGCTAG GGAATGGGCAGACAACTAGCATGGTCCAGCTCCCAGGTGGGAGATTCCAGATGGGAACAAATTCACCAGATGGCAGAGATGGTGAAGGACCTGTCCGGGAAGTGGCAGTAAAACCTTTTGCCATTGATGTATTTCCTGTCACCAACAAAGATTTCAG GGAGTTTGTCAGGGAGAAAAAGTACCGGACGGAGGCTGAGATGTTTGGGTGGAGCTTTGTCTTTGAGGACCTTGTCTCCGATGAGCTTAGAAACAAAGCAATCCACCAAATGCAG TCTGTTCTGTGGTGGCTTCCAGTGGAAAAGGCGTTCTGGAGGCAG CCTGCAGGTCCTGGCTCTGGCATCCGAGAGAGACTGGAGCTCCCAGTGGTACACGTGAGCTGGAATGATGCGCGTGCCTACTGTGCTTGGCGGGGGAAACGGCTGCCCACTGAGGAGGAGTGGGAGTTCGCTGCCCGAGGGGGCTTGAAGG GTCAGGTTTACCCCTGGGGAAACCAGTTCCAGCCAAACCGCACCAACCTGTGGCAG GGAACATTCCCCAAAGGCGACAAGGCTGAGGATGGCTTCCATGGAGTCTCCCCGGTGAATGCTTTCCCCCCACAGAACGACTATG GGCTCTACGACCTTGTGGGCAACGTGTGGGAGTGGACGGCCACCCCATACCGGGCCCCCGGCCAGGACATGCGTGTCCTCCGCGGGGCGTCCTGGATCGACACAGCCGATGGCTCCGCCAATCACCGGGCCCGCGTCACCACCAG GATGGGCAACACCCCAGATTCAGCCTCAGACAACCTCGGCTTCCGCTGTGCTTCTGGCGCAGGCCGACTGCCTGGGGAGCTGTGA
- the SUMF2 gene encoding inactive C-alpha-formylglycine-generating enzyme 2 isoform X2 — protein sequence MCQDENVKAKDRTLRNMKSCGLCLYGIYGNGQTTSMVQLPGGRFQMGTNSPDGRDGEGPVREVAVKPFAIDVFPVTNKDFREFVREKKYRTEAEMFGWSFVFEDLVSDELRNKAIHQMQSVLWWLPVEKAFWRQPAGPGSGIRERLELPVVHVSWNDARAYCAWRGKRLPTEEEWEFAARGGLKGQVYPWGNQFQPNRTNLWQWDSGGFMFQWNGKLARSKAETGTFPKGDKAEDGFHGVSPVNAFPPQNDYGLYDLVGNVWEWTATPYRAPGQDMRVLRGASWIDTADGSANHRARVTTRMGNTPDSASDNLGFRCASGAGRLPGEL from the exons ATGTGTCAAGATGAGAACGTGAAGGCCAAAGATAGGACCCTGAGGAACATGAAAAGCTGTGGGCTCTGCCTTTATGGAATTTATG GGAATGGGCAGACAACTAGCATGGTCCAGCTCCCAGGTGGGAGATTCCAGATGGGAACAAATTCACCAGATGGCAGAGATGGTGAAGGACCTGTCCGGGAAGTGGCAGTAAAACCTTTTGCCATTGATGTATTTCCTGTCACCAACAAAGATTTCAG GGAGTTTGTCAGGGAGAAAAAGTACCGGACGGAGGCTGAGATGTTTGGGTGGAGCTTTGTCTTTGAGGACCTTGTCTCCGATGAGCTTAGAAACAAAGCAATCCACCAAATGCAG TCTGTTCTGTGGTGGCTTCCAGTGGAAAAGGCGTTCTGGAGGCAG CCTGCAGGTCCTGGCTCTGGCATCCGAGAGAGACTGGAGCTCCCAGTGGTACACGTGAGCTGGAATGATGCGCGTGCCTACTGTGCTTGGCGGGGGAAACGGCTGCCCACTGAGGAGGAGTGGGAGTTCGCTGCCCGAGGGGGCTTGAAGG GTCAGGTTTACCCCTGGGGAAACCAGTTCCAGCCAAACCGCACCAACCTGTGGCAG TGGGATTCAGGAGGCTTCATGTTCCAGTGGAATGGAAAACTGGCACGGAGTAAAGCAGAGACG GGAACATTCCCCAAAGGCGACAAGGCTGAGGATGGCTTCCATGGAGTCTCCCCGGTGAATGCTTTCCCCCCACAGAACGACTATG GGCTCTACGACCTTGTGGGCAACGTGTGGGAGTGGACGGCCACCCCATACCGGGCCCCCGGCCAGGACATGCGTGTCCTCCGCGGGGCGTCCTGGATCGACACAGCCGATGGCTCCGCCAATCACCGGGCCCGCGTCACCACCAG GATGGGCAACACCCCAGATTCAGCCTCAGACAACCTCGGCTTCCGCTGTGCTTCTGGCGCAGGCCGACTGCCTGGGGAGCTGTGA
- the SUMF2 gene encoding inactive C-alpha-formylglycine-generating enzyme 2 isoform X4 has protein sequence MRSRAAPWGVPCDAPGARVLGMGSALPLLTLLSLLSGLWLELGNGQTTSMVQLPGGRFQMGTNSPDGRDGEGPVREVAVKPFAIDVFPVTNKDFREFVREKKYRTEAEMFGWSFVFEDLVSDELRNKAIHQMQSVLWWLPVEKAFWRQPAGPGSGIRERLELPVVHVSWNDARAYCAWRGKRLPTEEEWEFAARGGLKGQVYPWGNQFQPNRTNLWQWDSGGFMFQWNGKLARSKAETGTFPKGDKAEDGFHGVSPVNAFPPQNDYGWATPQIQPQTTSASAVLLAQADCLGSCEQPCR, from the exons ATGCGCAGCAGAGCCGCACCGTGGGGCGTACCCTGTGATGCTCCCGGGGCTCGCGTTCTCGGCATGGGTTCCGCGCTGCCGCTGTTGACTCTGCTGTCGCTTCTCTCCGGCCTGTGGCTCGAGCTAG GGAATGGGCAGACAACTAGCATGGTCCAGCTCCCAGGTGGGAGATTCCAGATGGGAACAAATTCACCAGATGGCAGAGATGGTGAAGGACCTGTCCGGGAAGTGGCAGTAAAACCTTTTGCCATTGATGTATTTCCTGTCACCAACAAAGATTTCAG GGAGTTTGTCAGGGAGAAAAAGTACCGGACGGAGGCTGAGATGTTTGGGTGGAGCTTTGTCTTTGAGGACCTTGTCTCCGATGAGCTTAGAAACAAAGCAATCCACCAAATGCAG TCTGTTCTGTGGTGGCTTCCAGTGGAAAAGGCGTTCTGGAGGCAG CCTGCAGGTCCTGGCTCTGGCATCCGAGAGAGACTGGAGCTCCCAGTGGTACACGTGAGCTGGAATGATGCGCGTGCCTACTGTGCTTGGCGGGGGAAACGGCTGCCCACTGAGGAGGAGTGGGAGTTCGCTGCCCGAGGGGGCTTGAAGG GTCAGGTTTACCCCTGGGGAAACCAGTTCCAGCCAAACCGCACCAACCTGTGGCAG TGGGATTCAGGAGGCTTCATGTTCCAGTGGAATGGAAAACTGGCACGGAGTAAAGCAGAGACG GGAACATTCCCCAAAGGCGACAAGGCTGAGGATGGCTTCCATGGAGTCTCCCCGGTGAATGCTTTCCCCCCACAGAACGACTATG GATGGGCAACACCCCAGATTCAGCCTCAGACAACCTCGGCTTCCGCTGTGCTTCTGGCGCAGGCCGACTGCCTGGGGAGCTGTGAGCAGCCGTGCAGATGA
- the SUMF2 gene encoding inactive C-alpha-formylglycine-generating enzyme 2 isoform X5 produces the protein MRSRAAPWGVPCDAPGARVLGMGSALPLLTLLSLLSGLWLELGNGQTTSMVQLPGGRFQMGTNSPDGRDGEGPVREVAVKPFAIDVFPVTNKDFREFVREKKYRTEAEMFGWSFVFEDLVSDELRNKAIHQMQSVLWWLPVEKAFWRQPAGPGSGIRERLELPVVHVSWNDARAYCAWRGKRLPTEEEWEFAARGGLKGQVYPWGNQFQPNRTNLWQGTFPKGDKAEDGFHGVSPVNAFPPQNDYGWATPQIQPQTTSASAVLLAQADCLGSCEQPCR, from the exons ATGCGCAGCAGAGCCGCACCGTGGGGCGTACCCTGTGATGCTCCCGGGGCTCGCGTTCTCGGCATGGGTTCCGCGCTGCCGCTGTTGACTCTGCTGTCGCTTCTCTCCGGCCTGTGGCTCGAGCTAG GGAATGGGCAGACAACTAGCATGGTCCAGCTCCCAGGTGGGAGATTCCAGATGGGAACAAATTCACCAGATGGCAGAGATGGTGAAGGACCTGTCCGGGAAGTGGCAGTAAAACCTTTTGCCATTGATGTATTTCCTGTCACCAACAAAGATTTCAG GGAGTTTGTCAGGGAGAAAAAGTACCGGACGGAGGCTGAGATGTTTGGGTGGAGCTTTGTCTTTGAGGACCTTGTCTCCGATGAGCTTAGAAACAAAGCAATCCACCAAATGCAG TCTGTTCTGTGGTGGCTTCCAGTGGAAAAGGCGTTCTGGAGGCAG CCTGCAGGTCCTGGCTCTGGCATCCGAGAGAGACTGGAGCTCCCAGTGGTACACGTGAGCTGGAATGATGCGCGTGCCTACTGTGCTTGGCGGGGGAAACGGCTGCCCACTGAGGAGGAGTGGGAGTTCGCTGCCCGAGGGGGCTTGAAGG GTCAGGTTTACCCCTGGGGAAACCAGTTCCAGCCAAACCGCACCAACCTGTGGCAG GGAACATTCCCCAAAGGCGACAAGGCTGAGGATGGCTTCCATGGAGTCTCCCCGGTGAATGCTTTCCCCCCACAGAACGACTATG GATGGGCAACACCCCAGATTCAGCCTCAGACAACCTCGGCTTCCGCTGTGCTTCTGGCGCAGGCCGACTGCCTGGGGAGCTGTGAGCAGCCGTGCAGATGA
- the CCT6A gene encoding T-complex protein 1 subunit zeta produces MAAVKTLNPKAEVARAQAALAVNISAARGLQDVLRTNLGPKGTMKMLVSGAGDIKLTKDGNVLLHEMQIQHPTASLIAKVATAQDDITGDGTTSNVLIIGELLKQADLYISEGLHPRIITEGFEAAKEKALQFLEQVKVSKEMDRETLIDVARTSLRTKVHAELADVLTEAVVDSILTIKKQDEPIDLFMIEIMEMKHKSETDTSLIRGLVLDHGARHPDMKKRVEDAYILTCNVSLEYEKTEVNSGFFYKSAEEREKLVKAERKFIEDRVKKIIELKKKVCGDSDKGFVVINQKGIDPFSLDALAKEGIVALRRAKRRNMERLTLACGGVALNSLDGLSPDCLGYAGLVYEYTLGEEKFTFIEKCNNPRSVTLLIKGPNKHTLTQIKDAIRDGLRAVKNAIDDGCVVPGAGAVEVAMAEALIKYKPSVKGRAQLGVQAFADALLIIPKVLAQNSGFDLQETLVKVQAEHSESGQLVGVDLNTGEPLVAAEVGIWDNYCVKKQLLHSCTVIATNILLVDEIMRAGMSSLKG; encoded by the exons ATGGCAGCCGTGAAGACCCTGAACCCCAAGGCCGAGGTGGCCCGAGCCCAGGCGGCGTTGGCGGTCAACATCAGCGCGGCCCGGGGGCTGCAGGACGTGCTGAGGACCAACTTGGGGCCTAAGGGCACCATGAAGAT GCTTGTTTCTGGTGCTGGAGACATCAAGCTTACTAAAGATGGAAATGTTCTGCTTCACGAGATG CAAATTCAGCACCCAACAGCCTCCTTAATAGCCAAAGTAGCAACAGCCCAGGATGACATAACTGGTGATGGTACCACTTCCAATGTCCTAATCATTGGAGAGCTCCTGAAACAGGCGGATCTCTACATTTCTGAA GGTCTTCATCCCAGAATAATAACAGAAGGGTTTGAAGCTGCAAAGGAGAAGGCGCTTCAGTTTTTGGAACAAGTCAAAGTAAGCAAAGAGATGGACAGGGAAACACTTATAGATGTGGCCAGAACATCTCTACGCACTAAAGTTCATGCTGAACTTGCTGATGTCTTAACAGAG GCTGTAGTGGACTCCATTTTGACCATTAAAAAACAAGATGAACCTATTGACCTCTTCATGATTGAGATCATGGAGATGAAACATAAATCTGAAACTGACACAAG CTTAATCAGAGGTCTTGTTTTGGACCATGGGGCACGGCATCCTGATATGAAAAAGAGAGTAGAAGATGCATACATCCTCACATGCAACGTGTCATTGGAATATGAAAAGAC agaagtgAATTCTGGCTTTTTTTACAAGAgtgcagaagagagagagaaactagtaaaagctgaaagaaaattcattgaagacagagttaaaaaaataatagaactgaaaaagaaagtcTGTGGTGATTCAGATAAAGGATTTGTTGTTATTAATCAAAAG gGAATTGATCCCTTTTCCTTAGATGCTCTTGCAAAAGAAGGCATAGTAGCTCTGCGCAGAGCTAAAAGGAGAAATATGGAAAG GCTGACTCTTGCTTGTGGTGGAGTAGCCCTAAATTCTCTTGATGGCCTAAGTCCTGATTGTTTGGGATATGCAGGACTTGTCTATGAGTATACACTG GGAGAAGAGAAGTTCACCTTTATCGAGAAATGTAACAATCCTCGCTCTGTCACATTATTGATCAAAGGACCAAATAAGCACACACTCACTCAAATCAAAGATGCAATAAGAGATGGCTTGAGGGCTGTTAAAAATGCTATTGATGATG GCTGTGTAGTTCCAGGTGCTGGTGCAGTGGAAGTGGCAATGGCAGAAGCCCTGATTAAATACAAGCCCAGTGTAAAGGGCAGGGCCCAACTTGGAGTTCAAGCATTTGCTGATGCATTGCTCATTATTCCTAAG GTTCTTGCTCAGAACTCTGGTTTTGACCTTCAGGAGACACTAGTTAAAGTTCAAGCAGAACATTCAGAATCAGGTCAACTTGTGGGTGTGGATTTGAACACAG GTGAGCCACTGGTGGCAGCAGAAGTAGGCATATGGGATAACTATTGTGTAAAGAAACAGCTTCTTCACTCCTG CACTGTGATTGCCACCAACATTCTCCTGGTTGATGAGATCATGAGAGCTGGAATGTCTTCTCTAAAAGGTTGA
- the SUMF2 gene encoding inactive C-alpha-formylglycine-generating enzyme 2 isoform X1: protein MRSRAAPWGVPCDAPGARVLGMGSALPLLTLLSLLSGLWLELGNGQTTSMVQLPGGRFQMGTNSPDGRDGEGPVREVAVKPFAIDVFPVTNKDFREFVREKKYRTEAEMFGWSFVFEDLVSDELRNKAIHQMQSVLWWLPVEKAFWRQPAGPGSGIRERLELPVVHVSWNDARAYCAWRGKRLPTEEEWEFAARGGLKGQVYPWGNQFQPNRTNLWQWDSGGFMFQWNGKLARSKAETGTFPKGDKAEDGFHGVSPVNAFPPQNDYGLYDLVGNVWEWTATPYRAPGQDMRVLRGASWIDTADGSANHRARVTTRMGNTPDSASDNLGFRCASGAGRLPGEL from the exons ATGCGCAGCAGAGCCGCACCGTGGGGCGTACCCTGTGATGCTCCCGGGGCTCGCGTTCTCGGCATGGGTTCCGCGCTGCCGCTGTTGACTCTGCTGTCGCTTCTCTCCGGCCTGTGGCTCGAGCTAG GGAATGGGCAGACAACTAGCATGGTCCAGCTCCCAGGTGGGAGATTCCAGATGGGAACAAATTCACCAGATGGCAGAGATGGTGAAGGACCTGTCCGGGAAGTGGCAGTAAAACCTTTTGCCATTGATGTATTTCCTGTCACCAACAAAGATTTCAG GGAGTTTGTCAGGGAGAAAAAGTACCGGACGGAGGCTGAGATGTTTGGGTGGAGCTTTGTCTTTGAGGACCTTGTCTCCGATGAGCTTAGAAACAAAGCAATCCACCAAATGCAG TCTGTTCTGTGGTGGCTTCCAGTGGAAAAGGCGTTCTGGAGGCAG CCTGCAGGTCCTGGCTCTGGCATCCGAGAGAGACTGGAGCTCCCAGTGGTACACGTGAGCTGGAATGATGCGCGTGCCTACTGTGCTTGGCGGGGGAAACGGCTGCCCACTGAGGAGGAGTGGGAGTTCGCTGCCCGAGGGGGCTTGAAGG GTCAGGTTTACCCCTGGGGAAACCAGTTCCAGCCAAACCGCACCAACCTGTGGCAG TGGGATTCAGGAGGCTTCATGTTCCAGTGGAATGGAAAACTGGCACGGAGTAAAGCAGAGACG GGAACATTCCCCAAAGGCGACAAGGCTGAGGATGGCTTCCATGGAGTCTCCCCGGTGAATGCTTTCCCCCCACAGAACGACTATG GGCTCTACGACCTTGTGGGCAACGTGTGGGAGTGGACGGCCACCCCATACCGGGCCCCCGGCCAGGACATGCGTGTCCTCCGCGGGGCGTCCTGGATCGACACAGCCGATGGCTCCGCCAATCACCGGGCCCGCGTCACCACCAG GATGGGCAACACCCCAGATTCAGCCTCAGACAACCTCGGCTTCCGCTGTGCTTCTGGCGCAGGCCGACTGCCTGGGGAGCTGTGA